From the Manis javanica isolate MJ-LG chromosome 11, MJ_LKY, whole genome shotgun sequence genome, one window contains:
- the LOC108387525 gene encoding olfactory receptor 5AN1-like, giving the protein MIRRGNITEITHFILLGFSDFPRIEVVFFVVFLVIYVTTLTWNLSLIILIRMDSQLHTPMYFFLCNLSFLDICYVTSTAPKMLSDFFQEQHTITLVGCAVQYFLCSTMGLSESCLMTAMAYDRYAAICNPLLYSSVMSPTLCVGMVLGSYMAGICASVFQVCAILQLHFCGPNVIHHFFCDMPQLLVLSCTDTFFAQLLLAILAMIFGIINALVVMISYGYIVISIMKITTAKGRSKAFNTCASHLTAVSLFYTSGMFVYLRSSSGRSSNFDRFASVFYAMMIPMLNPLIYSLRNREIKGALKRLQKKGRYC; this is encoded by the coding sequence ATGATTAGAAGAGGAAATATTACAGAGATCACCCACTTCATTCTCCTGGGGTTTTCAGATTTTCCCAGAATCGAAGTAGTGttctttgttgtgttcctggtgatctacgttacaactctgacttggaacctgagcctcatcatcttaataaggatggattcccaactccacacacccatgtacttcttcctctgcaacctgtccttcctagacatctgctatgtgacctccacagcccccaagatgctctctgacttcttccAGGAACAGCATACTATCACTCTAGTGGGTTGTGCTGTTCAGTACTTCCTTTGTTCAACCATGGGACTGAGTGAGTCTTGCCTCATGAcagccatggcctatgaccgctatgctgcCATTTGTAATCCACTTCTCTATTCATCAGTCATGTCACCCACCCTCTGTGTTGGGATGGTGCTGGGATCCTATATGGCTGGAATCTGTGCTTCTGTATTCCAAGTGTGtgccattcttcaactccacttctgtgggcctaatgtcatccaccacttcttctgtgacatgccTCAACTGTTAGTCCTGTCCTGCACTGACACTTTCTTTGCCCAACTTTTACTTGCTATATTAGCAATGATCTTTGGGATAATAAATGCCCTTGTTGTCATGATATCCTATGGCTATATCGTCATCTCCATTATGAAGATCACTACAGCTAAAGGCAGGTCCAAGGCTTTcaacacctgtgcttctcacctgacAGCAGTTTCCCTCTTCTATACTTCTGGCATGTTTGTCTATTTGAGGTCCAGCTCTGGCAGGTCTTCCAACTTTGACAGATTTGCATCGGTCTTCTATGCAATGATGATTCCCATGTTGAATCCTTTGATTTACAGTCTAAGGAACAGGGAAATCAAAGGTGCCTTGAAGAGGTtgcaaaagaaaggaaggtatTGCTGA
- the LOC108388915 gene encoding olfactory receptor 5AN1-like, producing the protein MRRGNITEITHFILLGFSDFPRIKAVLFAIFLVIYVTTLTWNLSLIILIRMDSHLHTPMYFFLSNLSFLDISYVTSTAPKMLSDFFQEQHTITLVGCAAQYFVFSTMGMSESCLMTAMAYDRYAAICNPLLYSSVMSPMLCVGMVLGSYMAGLSASISQVCAMFQLHFCGPNVIHHFFCDMPQLLVLSCTETFFVQLLTAVLTIFYGIINVLVIIVSYCYIIISIMKITTAKGRSKAFNTCASHLTAVSLFYTSGMFVYLSSSSGGSSNFDRFASVFYTVMIPMLNPLIYSLRNKEIKDALTRLQKKGGYC; encoded by the coding sequence ATGAGGAGAGGAAATATTACAGAGATCACCCACTTCATCCTCTTGGGCTTCTCCGATTTTCCCAGAATCAAAGCAGTGCTCTTTGCTATATTCCTGGTGATCTACGTTACAACTCTGACTTGGAACCTGAGCCTCATCATCCTAATAAGGAtggattcccacctccacacacccatgtacttcttcctcagcaacctgTCCTTCCTAGACATCAGCTATGTGACCTCCACAGCCCCCAAGATGCTCTCCGACTTCTTCCAGGAACAGCATACTATCACCCTAGTGGGTTGTGCTGCTCAGTACTTCGTCTTTTCAACCATGGGAATGAGTGAGTCTTGTCTCATGACAGCCATGGCTTATGACCGCTATGCTGCCATTTGTAATCCACTTCTCTACTCATCAGTCATGTCACCCATGCTCTGTGTTGGGATGGTGCTGGGATCCTATATGGCTGGACTCTCTGCCTCTATATCCCAAGTGTGTGCCATGTTTCAGCTCCACTTCTGTGGGCCTAATGTCATccaccacttcttctgtgacatgccccaACTGTTAGTCCTGTCCTGCACTGAAACTTTCTTTGTTCAACTCTTAACTGCTGTATTAACAATATTCTATGGAATAATTAATGTCCTAGTTATCATAGTATCCTATTGCTATATCATCATCTCCATCATGAAGATCACTACAGCTAAAGGCAGGTCCAAGGCTTTcaacacctgtgcttctcacctgacAGCGGTTTCCCTCTTCTATACCTCAGGTATGTTTGTCTATTTGAGTTCCAGCTCCGGTGGTTCTTCCAACTTTGACAGATTTGCATCCGTTTTCTACACAGTGATGATTCCCATGTTGAATCCTTTgatttacagtctgaggaacaaagaaatcaaagatgccTTGACGAGGTTGCAGAAGAAGGGAGGGTATTGCTGA